The following proteins are co-located in the Imtechella halotolerans genome:
- the porN gene encoding type IX secretion system ring protein PorN/GldN, which produces MNWRVVIVAVVSAFVSQEIAAQANILNAKKPEEIGLRTEAQKAADNDKPLPYGYVDDRDILWSKTVWEVIDLNERINFPLLYPIDTIDMSSDRRSLYDVLLKNFKDGTLKDVYVDSYFTERRSFDDLRATLSKIDTLDAGYDQINAGEEVSPEFIVRRDLTAADIAQYRIKGIWYFDIRQGELKYRLLGIAPVAPDVNFIDNDEPALVELFWVWFPGARDILHEAKAFNNRNSAMPISFDHLLNSRRFNAMIYKEDNVYGDRMVEDYVHDNALFLLLESNRIRESIRDREQDMWSY; this is translated from the coding sequence ATGAACTGGAGAGTAGTAATAGTAGCCGTTGTTTCCGCTTTTGTTTCTCAAGAAATCGCGGCCCAGGCCAACATTCTCAATGCAAAAAAGCCGGAAGAAATAGGGTTGCGTACCGAAGCACAAAAAGCTGCTGATAATGATAAACCGCTACCTTATGGCTATGTAGATGACAGAGACATCCTCTGGTCCAAAACTGTTTGGGAAGTGATTGATCTTAATGAGCGTATTAATTTTCCACTCTTGTATCCAATCGATACGATTGATATGAGTTCAGACCGTCGTTCTTTATACGATGTGCTTCTTAAGAACTTTAAAGATGGAACGCTTAAAGACGTATATGTAGATTCTTATTTTACTGAAAGACGCAGTTTTGATGACTTGAGAGCTACACTTTCAAAAATAGATACGCTTGATGCTGGATACGATCAAATTAATGCAGGTGAAGAAGTTTCTCCCGAATTTATTGTTCGTAGGGATTTGACTGCAGCTGACATTGCACAGTATCGAATCAAAGGAATTTGGTATTTTGACATTCGTCAAGGCGAACTAAAGTACCGTCTTCTAGGAATTGCTCCAGTGGCACCTGATGTTAATTTCATAGACAATGATGAACCTGCCTTGGTTGAATTGTTTTGGGTTTGGTTCCCAGGAGCTAGAGATATTCTTCATGAGGCTAAAGCGTTTAATAATCGCAATTCCGCTATGCCTATATCCTTTGATCATTTGTTAAATTCACGTCGTTTTAATGCAATGATTTATAAAGAGGATAATGTGTATGGTGATAGAATGGTAGAAGATTATGTTCATGATAATGCATTATTTCTTCTCCTAGAATCTAATCGTATACGCGAAAGTATTCGTGATAGAGAACAGGATATGTGGAGTTATTAA
- a CDS encoding DUF983 domain-containing protein, protein MLKKGTKLYSILTGTCPRCHQESMYTSTNAYQFSKTLEVNENCSHCGLKYRMEPSFFYGAMYVSYAVGVAFAVAAFIISFLFLGTTLSTSFIVIVATLVIFMPVIMRLSRNIWINFFIKYNPNWPNLKNNNA, encoded by the coding sequence ATGTTAAAAAAAGGAACCAAACTCTACAGTATTTTAACAGGAACTTGCCCTAGATGTCACCAGGAATCAATGTATACCTCAACTAATGCCTACCAATTTTCAAAAACACTTGAAGTAAATGAAAATTGTTCACATTGTGGTCTTAAATACAGAATGGAACCATCATTCTTTTATGGTGCAATGTACGTAAGCTACGCTGTAGGGGTTGCATTTGCAGTCGCAGCATTTATCATTTCTTTCTTATTTCTAGGAACAACCTTATCAACATCCTTTATAGTCATAGTTGCTACCCTAGTTATATTTATGCCTGTCATCATGAGATTAAGCCGTAATATTTGGATCAACTTTTTCATTAAATACAATCCAAATTGGCCCAACCTTAAGAATAATAACGCTTAA
- the porK gene encoding type IX secretion system lipoprotein PorK/GldK — translation MKKLLLCIAVLTFLYSCGKKDRGELVGAPGKKWHPEKPYGMTLVPGGSFIMGKPDDDVAQLYNAPTKTATVRSFYMDETEITNSQYRQFVEWVKDSVVRTRLAILADEMQLTPDDGGIGEYAFLDADTTNMTEYEKYMFNNYVGLGPTGYEGRKLNKKIKIEWSTSKYPDQYYAEVMDSMYIPVDQTYNGRRTIDVNKLVFKYQWRDINAAVQSKTRKDKNFLRDEELKIYPDTTVWIRDFEYSYNEPMHNDYFWHQAYGEYPVVGVTWNQARAFCEWRTLLKNGYQKSRGLQPVNNFRLPTEAEWEYAARGGLESATYPWGGPYILNDRGCFMANFKPLRGDYAADEALYTVEAKSYDPNDYNLYNMAGNVAEWTNSSYDPNSYEYVSTMNPNAYDTDNKRKVIRGGSWKDVAYFLQVSTRAFEYQDTARSYIGFRTVQDYMGTEATSGKQSVFKKQRK, via the coding sequence ATGAAGAAGCTATTATTGTGTATAGCAGTACTTACATTTCTCTACAGCTGTGGTAAAAAAGATCGAGGTGAATTAGTAGGTGCTCCAGGTAAAAAGTGGCATCCAGAAAAGCCCTACGGGATGACATTAGTGCCAGGAGGTTCATTTATTATGGGTAAACCTGATGACGATGTTGCCCAGTTATACAATGCTCCTACCAAAACAGCTACCGTACGATCTTTTTACATGGATGAGACCGAAATTACAAACAGTCAGTACAGGCAATTTGTGGAGTGGGTAAAAGACTCCGTTGTACGCACGAGATTGGCAATTTTGGCAGACGAAATGCAGCTTACCCCGGATGACGGTGGGATAGGTGAATATGCATTTTTAGATGCTGATACAACTAACATGACCGAGTACGAGAAGTACATGTTTAATAATTATGTAGGTTTAGGTCCTACCGGTTATGAAGGAAGAAAGTTGAACAAAAAAATAAAAATTGAGTGGAGTACATCAAAGTATCCTGATCAGTATTATGCAGAGGTAATGGACTCTATGTACATTCCTGTTGATCAGACATACAATGGTAGACGTACTATTGATGTTAATAAACTGGTGTTTAAATATCAGTGGAGAGATATCAATGCTGCCGTTCAGTCAAAGACACGTAAAGATAAAAATTTCTTACGTGATGAAGAGTTAAAAATTTATCCTGATACTACAGTTTGGATAAGAGACTTTGAGTATTCGTACAATGAGCCAATGCATAATGATTATTTTTGGCATCAAGCCTATGGAGAATATCCGGTGGTTGGTGTTACATGGAATCAAGCAAGAGCATTTTGTGAATGGCGTACACTACTTAAAAACGGATATCAAAAATCTCGTGGACTTCAGCCGGTTAATAATTTTCGATTGCCAACTGAGGCAGAGTGGGAATATGCCGCACGTGGTGGTTTAGAGTCTGCTACTTATCCATGGGGAGGTCCCTATATCCTAAATGACAGAGGATGTTTCATGGCTAACTTTAAGCCGCTTCGTGGTGATTATGCAGCGGATGAGGCTTTGTATACTGTAGAAGCAAAATCGTATGATCCAAACGACTACAACTTGTATAATATGGCAGGTAATGTGGCTGAATGGACTAATTCATCGTATGACCCCAATTCCTACGAATATGTTTCAACTATGAACCCAAATGCTTATGATACCGACAATAAACGGAAGGTAATTCGCGGTGGGTCATGGAAAGATGTGGCTTACTTTCTCCAAGTGAGCACACGAGCTTTTGAGTACCAAGACACTGCCCGAAGCTATATTGGTTTTAGAACTGTACAAGATTACATGGGTACAGAAGCTACCAGTGGAAAGCAGAGTGTATTTAAGAAACAAAGAAAATAA
- the topA gene encoding type I DNA topoisomerase, whose amino-acid sequence MAKNLVIVESPAKAKTIEKFLGKDFKVASSYGHIADLPSKELGVDVEGDFKPKYRVSKDKKELVKNLKDLAIKAEMVWLASDEDREGEAIAWHLAEELELDPSKTKRIVFNSITKNAIDKAIQNPRGIDYNLVNAQQARRVLDRLVGYELSPVLWKKVKSGLSAGRVQSVSVRLIVEREREIQDFTPLASFKITAEFVTSEGKLVKARLPKAFDTKEEAEAFLNKHINAEFTVADLDTKPAKKSPTAPFTTSTLQQEAARKLYFSVSKTMSTAQRLYESGYITYMRTDSVNLSPEAIEAAKTEIISTYGELYSRPRNYASKSKGAQEAHEAIRPTDMSVHSLTLDRDQARLYDLIWKRTLASQMSDAELERTNVKIDASTHKEQFVAQGEVLIFDGFLKVYLESHDDEEEEQEGMLPAMRVGENLENKNITATERYSRPPARYTEASLVKKLEELGIGRPSTYAPTISTIQNRGYVERGTAEGDKRSYVQLTFANNDLKEKVLSEVVGADKGKLMPTDIGMIVNDFLVNHFENILDYHFTAKVEEDFDNIASGTTDWTEMMKAFYSDFHPQVAHVEETAERETGERVLGVDPKSGKPLSVRLGRFGPMAQIGTVEDEEKPQFASLLPGQSIDSITFEEALELFQLPRKLGSYEGEEVEVNSGRFGPYVRFGKSFVSLEKREDIFDVTLDRAIELIKGKQKADAPIANYQGLEVTKGVGRFGPFIKWNGMFINVNKKYDFDHLSSGDIQELIEDKLKKESEKVVHDWADAGIRIEKARWGRHTLLKGKTKIELSKDVDAVAMTLEQAQALIEKQKPAKAKTKTTTKSKTTTKTKAASKPKTKK is encoded by the coding sequence ATGGCAAAGAATTTAGTAATAGTGGAGTCGCCTGCGAAGGCAAAAACAATTGAAAAATTTTTAGGCAAAGATTTTAAAGTTGCTTCCAGTTATGGACATATAGCTGATTTACCTTCTAAAGAATTAGGCGTAGATGTTGAGGGAGATTTTAAACCTAAATATCGAGTGTCTAAAGACAAGAAGGAGTTGGTTAAGAATTTAAAAGACTTAGCAATAAAAGCAGAAATGGTTTGGTTGGCTAGTGATGAGGATCGGGAGGGAGAAGCTATTGCATGGCATTTAGCTGAAGAGCTTGAGTTAGATCCTTCAAAAACCAAACGTATTGTATTTAACTCCATTACTAAGAATGCTATCGATAAAGCAATTCAAAATCCAAGAGGGATTGATTATAATCTTGTGAATGCACAGCAAGCAAGACGAGTACTCGATAGATTAGTAGGATATGAACTTTCTCCGGTTTTATGGAAAAAGGTAAAAAGTGGTCTATCGGCTGGGCGAGTTCAATCAGTATCAGTAAGGCTTATAGTAGAACGCGAACGTGAAATTCAAGATTTTACACCTTTGGCTTCGTTTAAAATAACTGCCGAATTCGTCACTTCCGAAGGGAAATTAGTAAAAGCCAGACTTCCTAAGGCTTTTGACACCAAAGAAGAAGCCGAAGCATTTTTGAATAAACACATCAATGCAGAATTTACGGTGGCTGATTTGGATACTAAGCCCGCTAAAAAGTCTCCAACTGCACCATTTACAACCTCTACATTACAACAAGAAGCAGCGCGTAAACTGTATTTTTCAGTAAGTAAAACCATGAGTACTGCTCAACGTTTATATGAGTCTGGGTATATCACCTATATGCGAACTGATAGTGTTAACCTTTCTCCAGAAGCAATAGAGGCAGCCAAGACAGAAATAATAAGTACTTACGGGGAGTTATACTCTAGACCCCGGAATTATGCCTCTAAAAGTAAAGGCGCTCAGGAAGCCCATGAGGCAATACGTCCAACGGATATGTCAGTGCATTCTTTGACACTTGATAGGGATCAAGCACGTTTGTATGATTTAATATGGAAGCGAACTTTAGCATCGCAAATGAGCGATGCAGAATTGGAGCGAACAAATGTGAAGATTGATGCTTCTACTCATAAAGAGCAGTTTGTCGCTCAAGGAGAAGTGTTGATTTTTGATGGGTTTTTAAAAGTATATTTAGAGAGTCATGACGATGAAGAGGAAGAGCAAGAGGGAATGTTACCTGCCATGCGTGTAGGGGAGAATCTTGAGAATAAGAATATTACAGCTACAGAAAGATATAGCAGGCCTCCTGCTAGATATACAGAAGCATCTTTGGTAAAAAAATTAGAAGAGTTAGGTATTGGAAGACCTTCTACATACGCACCTACCATTTCGACTATTCAAAACAGAGGGTATGTTGAGAGGGGTACTGCAGAAGGTGATAAGCGTTCTTATGTACAGCTAACATTTGCTAATAATGATTTGAAAGAGAAGGTTCTTTCTGAAGTTGTTGGTGCTGATAAAGGAAAGTTAATGCCTACTGATATCGGAATGATTGTTAATGATTTTTTGGTTAACCATTTTGAAAATATACTCGACTATCATTTTACGGCTAAGGTTGAAGAGGATTTTGATAATATAGCCTCAGGGACAACTGATTGGACCGAGATGATGAAAGCCTTCTATAGCGATTTTCATCCTCAAGTAGCTCATGTTGAGGAAACCGCTGAAAGAGAGACTGGAGAGCGAGTGTTGGGAGTAGATCCTAAAAGTGGCAAACCTCTCAGTGTTCGTTTAGGTCGTTTCGGACCAATGGCGCAGATAGGAACTGTCGAGGATGAAGAAAAGCCACAATTCGCTAGTTTACTGCCAGGACAAAGTATTGATTCAATTACTTTTGAGGAAGCGTTAGAATTGTTTCAGCTTCCAAGAAAATTGGGAAGTTATGAAGGAGAAGAAGTTGAAGTGAACTCTGGACGTTTCGGACCTTATGTTCGCTTTGGGAAATCCTTTGTTTCACTAGAGAAAAGGGAAGATATTTTTGACGTTACTTTAGACAGGGCTATTGAGTTAATAAAGGGTAAACAAAAGGCGGATGCTCCTATTGCCAACTATCAAGGATTGGAAGTTACCAAGGGTGTTGGACGTTTTGGCCCATTTATTAAATGGAACGGAATGTTTATAAATGTCAATAAAAAGTATGATTTTGACCATCTCTCTTCAGGTGATATACAGGAGTTGATAGAAGATAAGTTAAAAAAGGAATCAGAGAAGGTTGTTCATGACTGGGCTGATGCAGGGATCCGAATCGAGAAAGCGCGTTGGGGACGTCACACATTGCTAAAAGGTAAAACTAAAATTGAGCTGTCAAAGGATGTGGATGCAGTTGCTATGACATTGGAACAAGCCCAGGCTCTAATCGAAAAACAAAAACCTGCTAAGGCAAAAACAAAAACCACTACAAAAAGTAAGACCACTACTAAAACCAAAGCTGCTTCTAAACCAAAAACTAAAAAATAA
- a CDS encoding NAD(P)/FAD-dependent oxidoreductase encodes MVDYLIVGAGLAGIGLAHTLRSKGRSFVVIDDGSQKSSSVAGGMYNPVILKRFTPVWQADAQLAKLAPFYADMEDFLGCSLNFPLPVYRIFSSVEEQNNWFSATDNPLLQPYMSSNIRKNSYTTINAPYGFGEVLHAGRVDFGKAQQDYKRRLKEEGLFYEETFDYTAITSDVDGVTYKNIRAKHLVFCEGYGLKNNPFFNYLPLRGTKGQVLIIRSEELNVNEVIKSGAFIIPLGDNMYKIGATYEQDDKTQNVTEEAKNELLRKLKNFMNCSFELISQEAGIRPTVSDRRPLVGAHPEYNNIYIINGLGSRGVMIAPYVAEQLYQFIEAKEPLEAAISIDRFKRYYS; translated from the coding sequence ATGGTAGATTATCTCATTGTAGGAGCCGGATTGGCAGGTATAGGATTAGCACATACGCTACGGTCTAAAGGACGATCATTTGTGGTCATTGATGATGGTTCACAAAAATCTTCATCTGTGGCAGGTGGAATGTATAACCCAGTTATTTTGAAGAGGTTTACGCCGGTGTGGCAAGCTGATGCTCAGTTGGCCAAGCTAGCACCTTTTTATGCCGATATGGAGGATTTTTTAGGTTGTTCACTTAATTTTCCATTGCCAGTTTATCGCATATTTTCTTCAGTGGAGGAACAGAATAATTGGTTTTCAGCTACTGATAATCCGTTACTTCAACCGTATATGTCCTCTAATATTAGGAAGAACTCTTATACAACCATTAATGCTCCCTATGGATTTGGTGAAGTACTTCATGCTGGTAGAGTAGATTTTGGGAAGGCACAACAAGATTATAAACGGAGACTAAAGGAAGAGGGGTTGTTCTATGAGGAGACTTTTGATTATACGGCGATAACGTCTGATGTTGATGGAGTAACATATAAAAACATTCGTGCAAAGCATTTAGTGTTTTGTGAGGGTTATGGGCTAAAAAATAATCCCTTTTTTAATTATTTGCCATTACGAGGTACAAAAGGGCAGGTGCTTATTATTCGATCGGAAGAATTGAATGTAAATGAAGTGATTAAATCGGGAGCTTTTATCATTCCTTTGGGGGATAACATGTATAAGATAGGTGCTACCTATGAACAGGATGATAAAACTCAAAATGTTACTGAAGAGGCTAAAAATGAGTTGTTGAGGAAATTAAAGAATTTTATGAATTGTTCATTTGAATTGATATCTCAGGAAGCCGGAATTCGACCTACTGTAAGTGATAGAAGGCCATTAGTAGGTGCGCACCCTGAGTATAATAATATTTATATCATTAACGGTTTAGGCTCAAGAGGTGTAATGATAGCTCCTTATGTAGCGGAACAACTTTACCAATTCATTGAAGCGAAAGAGCCCTTAGAGGCCGCAATTTCTATTGATCGATTTAAGCGTTATTATTCTTAA
- a CDS encoding formimidoylglutamase — MEFDFLKPVDDYILALNQLLPKQSLGRSIKIHTLQLGLPSLEGVRLVLFGVSEFRGGTVKSKDKEVLQSFREEFYKLYPGNWHAQIADLGDIIPGESLEDTYYAIKTLVAYLIKQRVVPIVIGGSQDLTFAVYRAFDQLEQMVNLVSVDSRFDFGMDDELISTDSYMSKIVMEQPTNLFNYSNIGYQTYFNAQEELDLMERLFFETYRLGNVISDVSMVEPILRDADLVSVDMTSVQGSTLGGGSHVNPNGFNGREICAISRYAGISDKVAVFGLFETQSGELFSQLEAQIIWYFIEGFNFRANEYPFTSKEDYTKYIVPTEEVELQFFRSNKTDRWWIEIPMTINLDNKLHRLALLPCTHQDYLDACNDIVPERWWRAYKKNNN; from the coding sequence ATGGAGTTTGATTTTTTAAAGCCTGTTGATGATTATATCTTAGCCTTAAATCAATTACTTCCTAAACAGTCGTTAGGTCGTTCTATTAAAATACATACCCTTCAATTAGGACTGCCGTCGCTTGAAGGTGTTCGCTTGGTTCTTTTCGGAGTTTCTGAGTTTAGAGGAGGCACAGTTAAAAGTAAGGACAAAGAGGTGCTCCAAAGTTTTAGAGAAGAGTTCTATAAATTGTATCCCGGTAATTGGCATGCGCAAATTGCCGATTTGGGAGATATTATTCCTGGAGAATCTTTGGAAGACACCTATTACGCCATAAAAACTCTTGTAGCATATCTTATAAAACAGCGAGTTGTTCCTATTGTAATTGGCGGAAGCCAGGATTTAACCTTTGCAGTTTATCGGGCATTTGATCAGTTGGAACAAATGGTGAATTTGGTTTCAGTAGATAGCCGATTTGATTTTGGAATGGATGATGAACTGATCTCTACAGATTCGTATATGAGTAAAATCGTCATGGAACAACCTACAAATCTTTTTAATTATAGTAATATCGGGTATCAAACTTATTTCAATGCGCAGGAAGAATTAGATTTAATGGAACGATTGTTTTTTGAAACCTATCGTTTAGGGAATGTTATTTCGGATGTGAGTATGGTTGAGCCTATTTTGCGTGATGCGGATTTGGTTAGTGTTGATATGACCTCTGTGCAAGGGTCAACTTTGGGAGGTGGCTCTCATGTGAACCCTAATGGTTTTAACGGAAGAGAGATTTGTGCAATTTCCAGGTATGCGGGCATAAGTGATAAAGTTGCTGTGTTTGGGCTTTTTGAAACTCAATCGGGCGAATTGTTTTCTCAATTAGAAGCGCAAATAATTTGGTATTTTATTGAAGGTTTTAATTTTCGGGCTAATGAGTATCCGTTTACTTCTAAAGAGGACTATACCAAGTATATAGTGCCAACGGAGGAGGTGGAATTGCAATTTTTTAGGAGTAATAAAACGGATCGTTGGTGGATTGAAATTCCGATGACAATAAATTTAGATAATAAATTACACAGACTTGCGTTATTACCTTGCACACACCAAGATTATTTGGATGCATGTAATGATATTGTGCCAGAAAGATGGTGGAGGGCATATAAGAAAAATAATAACTAA
- the porM gene encoding type IX secretion system motor protein PorM/GldM, with the protein MAGGNLSPRQKMINLMYLVFIAMLALNMSKEVLSAFGLMNEKIESSNTKANTNNANIFAALELKASEQPDKFGEPLNKAKAVKQLSDDYYSYLETLKNRMTEKLSDKSDYEVMDKADFLDQTFFKGGNYSTEGKEFVDKINAYREGVLTILGEGNPEVKEAVKTRFNTGDNGKVKNRDGRPVDWLNYHFEGFPLIASLTKITQMQAEVKSTEEDVFNAMFQGQLKSEISMTNYTTLLEQTKGAYYQGERFDGSIVLGRKDNSTKPNEVELFLDGRKLSASEYEITEGKVKLNVGAGNAGDHKITGNLYFDQDGERLPVEVSQTFSTIPKPNAAVISADKMNVVYRGVANPITISMPGVPDNKVNASAPGLSRSGGSKYVMNPGTGREVTINVTGEIDGKKYPSSQTFRIKDIPRPTGTVSSQSGEVRLPRANLEIATISAMLEDFDFDLKLSVRSFKISVPGQPSVQVTGSKMNSSAINAIKRAKRGDIVQIFDIEASIIGNTSYRLKKVAPVVVEITN; encoded by the coding sequence ATGGCAGGAGGAAATTTATCGCCGCGTCAGAAGATGATCAACTTGATGTATCTTGTGTTCATCGCTATGTTGGCGCTTAATATGAGTAAAGAAGTATTATCGGCCTTTGGATTGATGAATGAAAAGATTGAGTCATCAAATACTAAAGCCAACACAAATAATGCTAATATTTTTGCAGCACTTGAGCTAAAGGCTTCAGAGCAGCCAGACAAATTTGGTGAGCCACTTAATAAAGCTAAAGCTGTAAAGCAGCTTTCAGATGATTATTATAGTTATTTGGAAACACTAAAGAATAGAATGACCGAAAAGTTAAGTGATAAGTCTGACTATGAGGTTATGGATAAAGCTGATTTTCTTGATCAAACCTTTTTTAAGGGAGGAAATTATTCTACCGAAGGAAAAGAATTTGTTGATAAAATCAATGCGTATAGAGAGGGTGTTTTAACCATCCTTGGTGAAGGTAATCCTGAAGTTAAAGAAGCTGTTAAAACTAGGTTTAATACTGGAGATAATGGTAAGGTTAAAAACAGAGATGGTCGCCCGGTAGATTGGTTAAATTATCATTTTGAAGGATTTCCTTTGATTGCATCTTTAACTAAGATTACGCAAATGCAAGCGGAGGTGAAGTCAACAGAAGAGGATGTATTCAATGCCATGTTCCAAGGGCAATTGAAGTCTGAAATTTCCATGACTAACTATACCACCTTATTGGAGCAAACTAAAGGAGCTTATTATCAAGGTGAAAGATTCGATGGATCAATAGTTTTAGGAAGAAAGGATAACTCAACTAAGCCTAATGAAGTAGAACTTTTCCTTGATGGACGTAAATTATCGGCCAGTGAATATGAAATAACCGAAGGAAAAGTTAAATTGAATGTGGGTGCAGGGAATGCAGGTGATCACAAAATTACAGGTAATCTATATTTTGATCAGGATGGCGAACGTCTTCCTGTTGAAGTAAGCCAAACATTCTCAACTATACCTAAGCCAAACGCTGCTGTAATTTCAGCAGATAAAATGAATGTGGTGTACCGAGGTGTTGCCAACCCAATTACTATCTCAATGCCTGGTGTTCCGGATAATAAAGTAAATGCGTCAGCTCCAGGATTATCAAGATCTGGAGGAAGTAAGTACGTTATGAATCCAGGTACCGGAAGAGAAGTAACTATTAATGTAACAGGGGAAATAGATGGTAAAAAGTATCCATCTAGTCAGACCTTCCGTATTAAAGATATTCCACGTCCAACTGGTACAGTTAGTAGCCAATCTGGAGAGGTTCGTTTACCACGTGCTAACTTAGAGATTGCAACTATTAGTGCAATGCTTGAGGATTTTGATTTTGATTTGAAATTGAGTGTTCGTTCTTTTAAAATTTCTGTACCTGGTCAACCTAGTGTTCAGGTGACTGGAAGTAAGATGAATTCAAGCGCCATTAATGCTATTAAACGTGCTAAACGTGGCGATATAGTGCAAATTTTTGATATTGAAGCTTCTATTATAGGAAACACTTCATATAGATTGAAGAAGGTTGCCCCTGTAGTGGTAGAAATAACAAACTAA
- the porL gene encoding type IX secretion system motor protein PorL/GldL: protein MAQSKSTKKLFNMAYGLGASIVILGALFKILHWELNLGAFTLGGGTLLAIGLITEAIIFAISAFEPVDDDLDWALVYPELKGGEATARKAKNVSNEDVEGLLSKKLDDILKEAKIDSALMSSLGESIENFAGAAKGIAPTADAMNSTKRYSEELSLAAAQMESLNSLYKVQLESANRQASIQEEVANNAGKLKEQMESLTSNLSSLNSVYGGMLSAMNRN, encoded by the coding sequence ATGGCACAATCAAAATCAACTAAGAAACTATTTAACATGGCTTATGGCCTTGGGGCTTCTATTGTAATCTTAGGGGCGCTTTTTAAAATTCTTCACTGGGAACTAAACCTAGGAGCATTTACGTTAGGGGGAGGAACCTTATTAGCCATAGGACTTATTACAGAAGCTATCATTTTTGCTATCTCTGCCTTTGAGCCTGTTGATGACGATTTGGACTGGGCGTTAGTATATCCAGAATTAAAAGGAGGTGAGGCTACTGCTCGTAAAGCAAAAAATGTATCAAATGAGGATGTCGAAGGTTTGTTGTCTAAAAAATTAGACGATATTTTGAAGGAAGCTAAAATTGATTCAGCATTGATGAGTTCTCTAGGCGAAAGCATTGAGAATTTTGCTGGAGCCGCTAAAGGAATTGCTCCAACCGCTGATGCTATGAATTCTACAAAAAGATATAGTGAGGAACTTTCGTTGGCTGCTGCACAAATGGAATCTCTAAATAGCTTGTATAAGGTACAATTAGAAAGTGCTAATCGTCAAGCATCCATACAGGAGGAAGTAGCAAATAATGCAGGTAAGCTAAAAGAGCAAATGGAATCTTTAACCAGTAATTTGTCTTCATTGAATAGTGTTTATGGTGGCATGTTGTCTGCGATGAACCGTAATTAA